One window of the Crassaminicella thermophila genome contains the following:
- a CDS encoding poly(R)-hydroxyalkanoic acid synthase subunit PhaE, translating to MISQNLFGNLMEQWFDTQKKMFDTFQENFIPKTVEENSKEFNNPFLNSMEFFNQLIKMNHDIFKTNLELFDINIPEEIFRKIPFNTDIYYKVYDFWKNISENDPNKMMQFYSQWQKDYMEILSSHFISYFPSSIQSLLKQPIDIYETYFDIVKKFWYPWIKNGKEFQELLAKTTLADKDALLNYTKLLKENYEKTFGKLFSAPMIGISREYFEKQMESLNSFTKYVNTLNEFSATIYRVGTDTMENIIYDYQNMIKNGTQPKTFKEFYEYWWKQNEEAYKALFSTDDFSKLLSQLTDASVLFKKNFDKVLEEQLQFLPFPSKSDMNSLYKTIYSLKREVRGLKQEISTLIDELNSQE from the coding sequence ATGATCTCACAAAACTTATTTGGTAATCTAATGGAACAATGGTTTGATACCCAAAAGAAAATGTTTGATACTTTTCAAGAAAATTTTATTCCTAAAACTGTTGAAGAAAATTCAAAGGAATTCAATAATCCTTTTTTAAACTCTATGGAATTTTTTAATCAATTAATCAAAATGAATCATGATATTTTTAAAACAAACCTAGAGTTGTTTGATATAAATATTCCAGAAGAAATTTTTAGAAAAATACCTTTTAATACAGACATTTACTATAAGGTATACGATTTTTGGAAAAATATTTCAGAAAATGATCCTAATAAAATGATGCAGTTTTATAGTCAGTGGCAAAAAGATTATATGGAAATTTTATCAAGTCATTTCATTTCTTATTTTCCTAGCTCTATACAAAGCCTATTAAAACAACCTATTGATATTTATGAAACCTATTTTGATATAGTAAAAAAATTTTGGTATCCATGGATTAAAAATGGAAAAGAATTTCAGGAACTCCTTGCTAAAACTACTCTAGCTGATAAAGATGCTTTATTAAACTATACAAAACTTCTTAAAGAAAATTATGAAAAAACTTTTGGCAAACTCTTCTCTGCACCTATGATTGGTATAAGCAGAGAATATTTTGAAAAACAAATGGAAAGTTTAAATTCTTTTACAAAATATGTAAACACTCTTAATGAATTTTCTGCAACCATTTATCGTGTAGGCACAGACACTATGGAAAATATTATTTATGATTATCAAAATATGATAAAGAACGGAACTCAACCGAAAACTTTTAAGGAGTTTTATGAATATTGGTGGAAACAAAATGAAGAAGCTTATAAAGCACTATTTAGTACAGATGATTTTTCAAAGCTACTAAGTCAGCTTACAGATGCTAGCGTTCTTTTTAAGAAAAATTTTGATAAAGTTCTCGAAGAACAACTACAGTTTCTACCATTTCCTAGCAAGAGCGATATGAATAGTCTTTATAAAACTATATACAGCTTAAAAAGAGAAGTAAGAGGCTTAAAACAAG
- a CDS encoding MaoC family dehydratase has protein sequence MIIDRPYEEITIGEKASLSKNITDNDIRKFASITGDFNPIHIDDTFASKTIFKKRIAHGMLTSSLISAVLGTKLPGVNTLYLSQSLKFLAPCFIGDTLTATVQVIDKKDEKQILILKTVVTNQSNTEIVIGEAVVKKMKS, from the coding sequence ATGATAATAGATCGACCATACGAAGAAATAACAATTGGAGAGAAAGCTAGTTTGTCAAAAAACATAACAGATAATGATATTCGTAAATTTGCGTCCATTACAGGAGATTTTAATCCTATACACATTGATGATACGTTTGCCTCTAAAACTATCTTTAAAAAAAGAATCGCCCATGGTATGTTGACAAGTTCTCTTATATCTGCTGTTTTAGGCACAAAATTACCTGGCGTGAATACACTATACTTAAGCCAAAGTTTAAAATTCTTAGCACCTTGCTTTATAGGAGATACTTTAACAGCTACCGTCCAGGTAATAGATAAAAAAGATGAAAAACAAATCTTAATATTAAAAACAGTAGTTACCAATCAATCTAATACTGAAATCGTAATAGGAGAAGCTGTCGTAAAAAAAATGAAGTCTTAA
- the fusA gene encoding elongation factor G, with the protein MKKYISDKIRNVALVGHGGCGKTVLTEAMLYTTKVTNRLGRTEDGNTVSDFDKQEIDRKLSISTSLIPIEWKDQKYNILDTPGYFDFVGEVNSALRIAGGAIIVVDASSGVEVGTEKAWKYTSMRKMPRFIFLNKMDKENVNYDKVINELREKFGKAIAPFAIPLGTDNGLRGLVNVVDMIAREYNGQECVDAKIKEEWLERIQPIRDMLIESVAESDEILMEKYFEGEEFTPEEIHEGLRKGVLEGDIVPVLVGSAVNNIGVHTLLNMIDTYMPTPRDMKAYEGINPKDGSKIFRNINVKDPFSALVFKTIVDPYVGKISLMKVISGELTPDMEVYNPEKDEVEKIGNMFLMRGKNQIAVDKVVAGDIVAVAKLQYAQTGDTLCDKNNPIHYSKIEFPQPTLFMAVEPKSKGDEEKISSGLSKLTEEDPTFTVIRNKETKQTLIGGQGDMHIDVITSKLKNKFGVDVVLVDQLIPYRETIKGKSDVQGKHKKQSGGHGQYGDVKIRFEPAQEEFIFEEEIFGGAVPKNYIPAVEKGLRECLETGVLAGFPVVNVKAVLYDGSYHDVDSSEMAFKIAASLAFKKGMEAANPVLLEPIMHVEIIVPEDYMGDIMGDMNKRRGRILGMEPIGDGNQKVIAEAPQAELFKYAIDLRSMTQARGSFTMEFARYEEVPAHLSPKIIEAVKENKK; encoded by the coding sequence ATGAAGAAGTATATAAGTGATAAAATAAGAAATGTAGCATTAGTAGGTCATGGTGGCTGTGGAAAGACTGTACTAACAGAAGCAATGTTATATACAACGAAAGTTACGAATAGATTAGGAAGAACAGAAGATGGAAATACGGTATCAGATTTTGACAAACAAGAAATCGATAGAAAGCTTTCTATTAGTACAAGTTTAATTCCTATTGAATGGAAAGATCAAAAATATAATATATTAGATACACCAGGATACTTCGATTTTGTTGGAGAAGTGAATAGTGCATTAAGAATTGCAGGGGGGGCTATTATTGTAGTAGATGCAAGTTCAGGCGTAGAAGTTGGAACGGAAAAAGCTTGGAAATATACAAGCATGAGAAAAATGCCTAGATTTATATTTTTAAATAAAATGGATAAGGAAAACGTTAATTATGATAAAGTTATTAATGAATTAAGAGAAAAGTTCGGAAAAGCTATTGCGCCTTTTGCTATTCCATTAGGAACAGACAATGGATTAAGAGGGCTTGTAAATGTTGTAGATATGATTGCAAGGGAATATAACGGACAAGAATGTGTAGATGCCAAAATAAAAGAAGAATGGTTAGAAAGAATTCAACCTATTCGAGATATGTTGATCGAATCTGTAGCTGAGAGTGATGAAATATTAATGGAGAAATATTTTGAAGGAGAAGAATTCACTCCGGAAGAAATTCATGAAGGACTTCGTAAAGGAGTTTTAGAAGGAGATATTGTACCAGTATTAGTGGGTTCTGCAGTGAATAATATAGGTGTTCATACTTTGTTAAATATGATCGATACATACATGCCTACACCTAGGGATATGAAAGCTTATGAAGGAATCAATCCTAAGGATGGTAGTAAGATATTTAGAAATATTAATGTAAAAGACCCATTTTCTGCATTGGTATTTAAAACAATTGTTGATCCGTATGTAGGCAAAATTTCTCTGATGAAAGTGATTTCAGGAGAATTAACTCCAGATATGGAAGTATATAATCCAGAAAAGGATGAAGTAGAAAAAATAGGGAATATGTTTTTAATGAGAGGGAAAAACCAAATTGCAGTAGATAAAGTTGTGGCTGGAGATATTGTAGCTGTTGCAAAACTTCAATATGCACAAACGGGAGATACTTTATGTGATAAGAATAATCCAATACATTATAGTAAAATTGAGTTCCCGCAGCCGACATTATTTATGGCTGTTGAGCCTAAGAGTAAAGGTGATGAAGAAAAAATCAGTTCAGGGCTTAGTAAACTAACAGAAGAAGATCCTACTTTTACTGTGATTCGTAATAAGGAGACAAAGCAAACCCTTATAGGCGGACAAGGAGATATGCATATAGATGTAATTACAAGCAAACTTAAAAATAAATTTGGTGTAGATGTAGTGTTAGTAGATCAATTAATACCATATAGAGAAACAATTAAAGGAAAATCGGATGTACAAGGAAAGCATAAGAAACAGTCAGGTGGGCATGGACAATATGGAGATGTTAAGATAAGATTTGAACCAGCTCAAGAAGAATTTATATTTGAAGAGGAAATCTTTGGTGGAGCTGTACCAAAAAATTATATACCAGCTGTTGAAAAAGGACTTAGAGAATGTTTAGAGACTGGAGTTTTGGCAGGATTTCCAGTAGTAAATGTGAAAGCAGTTTTATATGATGGGTCCTACCATGATGTAGATTCTTCTGAAATGGCATTTAAGATTGCTGCATCATTGGCATTCAAAAAAGGAATGGAAGCAGCAAATCCAGTATTGCTTGAACCTATTATGCATGTGGAGATTATTGTGCCAGAAGATTATATGGGAGATATAATGGGAGATATGAATAAACGACGAGGAAGGATTCTTGGTATGGAACCAATTGGAGATGGAAACCAAAAAGTTATTGCTGAGGCACCACAAGCAGAACTATTTAAGTATGCAATAGATCTTCGATCTATGACACAAGCAAGGGGAAGTTTTACAATGGAATTTGCAAGATATGAAGAGGTTCCAGCGCATCTTAGTCCTAAAATTATTGAAGCTGTAAAAGAAAATAAAAAATAG
- a CDS encoding CtsR family transcriptional regulator → MPRISDLIEMFIKELLQDTNNTSVEIQRNELASYFNCAPSQINYVLTTRFTIDKGYLIESKRGGGGHIKIIKMNIDRNQYVKILLDQIGDSISKMKALSIINMLKEKKFITEREAVLMKAAISDRSIHTPMNIKDEIRANLLKHMIVAIFNHNGRE, encoded by the coding sequence ATGCCAAGAATAAGTGACCTTATTGAAATGTTTATAAAAGAATTATTACAAGATACAAATAATACAAGTGTTGAGATACAAAGAAATGAGCTCGCAAGTTATTTTAATTGTGCACCTTCCCAAATAAACTATGTATTAACGACTCGTTTTACCATAGATAAGGGTTATCTTATTGAGAGTAAAAGAGGTGGGGGAGGACATATAAAAATTATTAAGATGAATATTGACAGGAATCAGTATGTAAAGATATTACTCGATCAAATAGGAGACTCAATAAGCAAGATGAAGGCATTATCGATTATTAATATGCTAAAGGAGAAAAAATTTATTACAGAAAGAGAAGCTGTATTAATGAAAGCGGCTATTAGTGATCGAAGCATTCATACACCTATGAATATAAAGGATGAAATAAGAGCAAATTTATTAAAGCATATGATTGTTGCAATATTTAACCATAATGGGAGGGAATAG
- a CDS encoding UvrB/UvrC motif-containing protein, which produces MLCENCNKRPATVHLTKILNDKKTELHLCEQCAKQSEQIDFETSFSINNFLTSLLDSIQDSPIKVDYIQATKCDYCGMTYGKFKQLGRLGCSKCYSAFREKLITLIKRIQGNERHIGKIPKRAGGSIRIRNEIGELKRKLNEAIKTEAFEKAVVLRDKIRELENHLREEI; this is translated from the coding sequence ATGTTATGTGAAAATTGTAATAAAAGGCCTGCCACAGTACATTTGACTAAAATTTTAAATGACAAAAAAACAGAGCTACATTTGTGTGAACAATGCGCAAAGCAAAGCGAACAAATTGATTTTGAAACGTCTTTTTCTATTAATAATTTTCTAACAAGTCTTTTAGATTCTATACAGGATTCACCTATAAAAGTAGATTATATACAGGCAACAAAATGTGATTATTGCGGAATGACATATGGTAAGTTTAAGCAATTAGGAAGATTGGGATGTTCTAAATGCTATAGTGCTTTTAGGGAAAAATTAATTACATTGATAAAACGGATACAAGGAAATGAAAGGCATATAGGAAAAATTCCAAAAAGAGCAGGAGGCTCTATAAGAATTAGAAATGAAATAGGAGAACTAAAACGGAAGTTAAATGAAGCAATAAAGACAGAAGCGTTTGAAAAAGCAGTGGTACTAAGAGATAAAATAAGGGAATTAGAAAATCATTTAAGAGAAGAAATTTAG
- a CDS encoding protein arginine kinase, protein MTKWIEGSGPDNDIVISSRIRLARNLEDFPFPVALTKSRSKEVLKTVSNALLEGNSVLRNDFDSITLEEVPQLERQVLVEKHLISPNLAANFEKSGVLLNKDESISIMINEEDHIRIQCLLPGFQLDEAWDTADKIDDVLEEELKYAFDEKLGYLTSCPTNVGTGIRASVMMHLPALHMTGYINRILQAANQIGLAVRGIYGEGTEFMGNLFQISNQLTLGRSEKDIIDNLKDITRQIIQKERDARSTLLSNNRAQLEDKIYRSFGILCNARILTSQECMKLLSEVRVGIDLGILKDVSIDNINEIMIMTQPGYLQKIAQKQLSSNERDIRRATLVREKIRSNN, encoded by the coding sequence ATGACAAAGTGGATAGAAGGGTCAGGACCGGATAATGATATTGTTATTAGTAGTAGAATACGACTTGCGAGAAATTTAGAAGACTTTCCTTTTCCAGTGGCTCTAACTAAATCAAGAAGTAAAGAAGTTCTTAAAACAGTTTCAAATGCATTACTTGAAGGGAATAGTGTTTTAAGAAATGATTTTGACTCTATTACATTAGAAGAAGTACCTCAATTAGAAAGACAGGTCTTAGTAGAAAAGCATTTAATAAGTCCTAATTTGGCTGCAAATTTCGAAAAAAGTGGTGTACTTTTAAATAAAGATGAGTCTATAAGCATTATGATTAATGAAGAAGACCATATAAGGATACAATGTTTGCTTCCAGGGTTTCAGTTAGATGAGGCATGGGATACGGCTGATAAGATAGACGATGTATTAGAAGAGGAATTAAAATATGCTTTTGATGAGAAATTAGGTTATTTAACGTCTTGTCCAACAAATGTAGGAACAGGGATTCGTGCATCTGTTATGATGCATCTGCCAGCTCTTCATATGACTGGATATATCAATAGAATTTTACAAGCAGCAAATCAGATTGGGTTAGCTGTAAGAGGAATTTATGGAGAAGGAACTGAATTTATGGGGAATTTGTTTCAAATTTCAAATCAACTAACATTAGGAAGAAGTGAAAAGGATATAATAGATAATCTTAAAGATATTACAAGACAAATCATTCAAAAAGAGAGAGATGCAAGAAGCACTCTATTATCAAATAATCGTGCCCAGTTAGAAGATAAGATATACAGATCTTTTGGAATTTTATGCAATGCAAGAATTTTAACTTCTCAAGAGTGTATGAAGCTTTTATCAGAGGTGAGAGTTGGAATAGATCTGGGGATTTTAAAGGATGTTTCTATTGATAATATTAATGAAATTATGATTATGACCCAGCCAGGATATCTTCAAAAAATAGCTCAAAAACAGCTAAGCAGTAATGAAAGAGATATAAGGAGAGCAACTTTAGTTAGAGAGAAGATTAGAAGCAATAATTAG
- a CDS encoding ATP-dependent Clp protease ATP-binding subunit, producing MFARFTERAQKVVIFAQEEAKSLRHNYVGTEHLLLGLVKEGGGIAAKALTNMGVSLDKIKQKIVSMIGVGSELNPQLLGFTPRTKRIFELSFAEARRLGHNYIGTEHLLLGLIREGEGVAAKILIDSGVNLTKAREEVMKLLGSTMSPNGGEGVSSVNNKNTPTLNKYGRDLTEMAREGKLDPVIGRSKEIERVIQILSRRTKNNPCLIGEPGVGKTAIAEGLAQKIVEGNIPEILKDKRVVTLDLASMVAGAKYRGEFEDRLKKVMDELRQSKDVILFIDEMHTIIGAGGAEGAIDASNILKPALARGEIQAIGATTLDEYRKHIEKDAALERRFQPIHVEEPTVEETIQILKGLRDKYEAHHGVKITDKAIEAAANLSHRYITDRFLPDKAVDLIDEAASKIRLKIVTQPPELKDLEEKLEELAKEKEEAISAQDFERAASVRDKEKQVKEELDNRKNNWRVNQTDKATVGEEEIAETVSSWTGIPVKKLAQEESEKLLHMEEILHERVIGQEESVKAIARAVRRARVGLKDPKRPIGSFIFLGPTGVGKTELSKALAEALFGDEDALIRIDMSEYMEKHAVSRLVGSPPGYVGYEEGGQLTEKVRRKPYSVVLFDEIEKAHPDVFNILLQILDDGRLTDSKGKVVDFKNTVIIMTSNVGAHTIKKQKTLGFAENVEDEKQSAYEKMKENVMSELRRNFRPEFLNRIDEVIVFHALEQEHINEIVELMIKDLTKRMKELNIKIEISEAAKKLLGEKGFDPEYGARPLKRAIRRMLEDALSEEILKGNISKNDDIFVDVEDGKIVFKNKVKLNK from the coding sequence ATGTTTGCAAGATTTACAGAAAGAGCACAAAAGGTAGTAATTTTTGCACAAGAAGAGGCTAAAAGCTTACGACATAATTATGTTGGAACCGAGCATCTTTTATTAGGGTTAGTAAAAGAAGGGGGAGGAATTGCTGCTAAAGCTTTAACCAATATGGGTGTAAGCTTAGATAAAATAAAACAAAAAATAGTAAGTATGATTGGAGTAGGAAGTGAATTAAACCCACAATTATTAGGTTTTACTCCAAGAACAAAGAGAATATTTGAATTAAGTTTTGCAGAGGCTAGAAGATTAGGACATAACTATATAGGAACAGAACATTTATTATTAGGACTGATTCGAGAAGGAGAAGGAGTTGCTGCAAAGATATTAATAGATAGTGGAGTAAATCTTACAAAAGCAAGAGAAGAAGTAATGAAGCTTTTAGGAAGTACTATGTCACCAAATGGAGGAGAAGGTGTTTCATCAGTAAATAATAAAAATACTCCTACATTGAATAAATACGGAAGAGACTTAACAGAAATGGCGAGAGAAGGAAAACTTGATCCGGTTATTGGTAGAAGCAAAGAAATTGAAAGAGTTATACAAATTCTTAGCAGAAGAACAAAAAACAATCCTTGTTTAATAGGAGAGCCTGGAGTAGGAAAAACAGCTATAGCAGAAGGATTAGCTCAAAAAATAGTTGAGGGAAATATTCCAGAAATATTAAAGGATAAAAGAGTTGTTACATTAGATTTGGCTTCTATGGTAGCAGGAGCAAAATATCGTGGAGAATTTGAAGATAGATTAAAGAAAGTTATGGATGAGTTGAGGCAGTCAAAAGATGTTATTCTCTTTATTGATGAGATGCATACAATTATTGGTGCTGGTGGTGCAGAAGGTGCAATTGATGCATCAAACATTTTAAAACCTGCCTTAGCTAGAGGGGAAATACAAGCAATTGGGGCTACAACTTTAGATGAATATAGAAAACACATTGAAAAAGATGCAGCTTTAGAGAGAAGATTTCAACCAATTCATGTAGAAGAACCAACAGTAGAAGAAACAATACAGATACTAAAAGGGCTAAGAGATAAATATGAAGCTCATCATGGAGTAAAAATTACGGATAAAGCTATAGAAGCTGCTGCAAATCTTTCCCACAGATATATTACTGATAGATTTTTACCAGATAAAGCAGTAGATTTAATTGATGAAGCTGCATCAAAAATAAGATTAAAAATTGTAACACAGCCACCTGAATTAAAAGATTTAGAAGAGAAATTAGAAGAACTTGCAAAAGAAAAAGAAGAAGCTATCAGTGCTCAAGATTTTGAAAGAGCGGCAAGTGTTAGAGATAAAGAAAAGCAAGTAAAAGAAGAATTAGATAATAGAAAAAATAATTGGAGAGTAAATCAAACAGACAAAGCAACTGTTGGAGAAGAAGAAATTGCTGAAACTGTATCAAGCTGGACTGGAATTCCTGTTAAGAAACTTGCACAAGAAGAGTCAGAGAAATTGCTTCATATGGAAGAAATCCTCCATGAGAGAGTAATAGGTCAAGAAGAATCAGTAAAAGCTATTGCAAGAGCTGTAAGAAGAGCGCGTGTAGGATTAAAAGATCCAAAACGTCCAATAGGTTCTTTTATATTTCTTGGGCCTACAGGTGTAGGAAAAACTGAATTATCAAAAGCATTAGCAGAAGCATTATTTGGAGATGAAGATGCTTTAATTCGTATAGATATGTCCGAATATATGGAAAAACACGCTGTATCCAGATTGGTTGGCTCACCTCCAGGATATGTAGGCTATGAAGAGGGAGGACAGCTTACGGAGAAGGTAAGAAGAAAACCTTATTCAGTAGTTTTATTTGATGAAATTGAAAAAGCCCATCCAGATGTATTTAACATATTATTACAGATACTAGATGATGGAAGACTTACGGATTCAAAAGGAAAGGTTGTTGACTTTAAAAATACAGTAATAATTATGACTTCAAATGTTGGAGCTCATACTATTAAAAAGCAAAAAACTTTAGGTTTTGCAGAAAATGTAGAAGATGAAAAACAGAGTGCTTATGAAAAAATGAAGGAAAATGTAATGAGTGAATTGAGAAGAAACTTTAGACCAGAGTTTTTAAACAGAATAGATGAAGTTATTGTATTCCACGCATTAGAACAAGAACACATTAATGAAATTGTAGAGCTTATGATAAAAGATTTAACAAAGAGAATGAAAGAACTAAACATAAAGATAGAAATATCAGAGGCTGCAAAAAAATTGCTGGGAGAAAAAGGATTTGATCCAGAATATGGAGCAAGACCATTAAAACGTGCTATAAGAAGAATGCTTGAAGATGCATTATCAGAAGAAATATTAAAAGGAAATATTTCAAAAAATGATGATATATTTGTAGATGTAGAGGATGGAAAGATTGTGTTTAAAAATAAGGTGAAATTAAACAAGTAA
- a CDS encoding ACT domain-containing protein: protein MTDRKFLIIDTTILPDIFEKVLKTKELLRTGKAKGVTEATQMTGISRSTFYKYKDYVSAPSEGSRGQKVTITLLLNHAPGNLSQILSVMAECNLNILTINQDIPINGIANVSITFDISEANVSIDEILEKLNHLKGTSRVELIAME, encoded by the coding sequence TTGACAGATAGAAAATTTCTTATTATTGATACTACAATTTTACCAGATATTTTTGAAAAGGTACTAAAAACTAAAGAATTATTAAGAACAGGAAAGGCAAAAGGGGTAACGGAGGCAACTCAAATGACAGGAATTAGTAGAAGTACTTTTTATAAATATAAAGATTATGTTTCTGCTCCATCTGAAGGAAGTAGGGGCCAGAAGGTAACTATTACGCTCTTATTAAACCATGCACCAGGGAATTTGTCTCAAATATTAAGTGTTATGGCAGAATGTAATTTAAATATATTAACGATTAATCAAGATATACCGATTAATGGGATTGCAAATGTAAGTATTACGTTTGATATTTCTGAAGCGAATGTGAGTATAGATGAAATTTTGGAAAAATTAAATCATTTAAAAGGAACATCAAGAGTAGAGCTTATTGCTATGGAATAG
- the thrB gene encoding homoserine kinase encodes MFKVKVPATTANMGPGYDVMGMALTLYNEFEVQEKAYGIECIGFGDIPLEENLIYTSMNRALNMYGYKKDGLRIIAKEINIPISRGLGSSAACIIGGIMIANKLMDNILSKEDIIRIGTSIEGHPDNIVPAVTGGMTVSIYEEDEVIYSKVNVPKNLRFVVMIPKFTVSTHEARKVVPESYSKNDCIFNISRVAMLVASMNNGEIEKLRIATEDKVHQPYRSKLIPNIDKIFKHARYLGSKSEVISGSGSTLMVMIDKENIDFKEKMQGFLKNIQGSWQVRVLEVDTEGAKIL; translated from the coding sequence ATGTTTAAAGTAAAGGTGCCAGCAACTACGGCGAATATGGGGCCTGGCTATGATGTTATGGGTATGGCTCTTACATTATATAATGAGTTTGAAGTACAAGAAAAAGCTTATGGTATAGAGTGTATAGGGTTTGGGGATATTCCATTAGAAGAAAATTTGATATATACTAGCATGAATAGAGCATTAAATATGTATGGCTACAAAAAAGATGGATTAAGAATCATTGCAAAGGAAATAAATATTCCAATTAGCAGAGGATTAGGGAGTAGTGCAGCATGTATTATTGGAGGAATAATGATTGCTAATAAGTTAATGGATAATATTTTAAGCAAAGAAGATATAATAAGAATTGGTACAAGCATAGAAGGACATCCTGACAATATTGTACCTGCTGTTACAGGTGGAATGACAGTATCAATATATGAAGAGGATGAAGTTATTTATTCAAAGGTAAATGTTCCTAAAAACTTGAGATTTGTAGTAATGATACCTAAGTTTACTGTTTCTACTCATGAAGCAAGAAAAGTAGTTCCAGAAAGTTATAGCAAAAATGATTGTATATTTAATATATCTAGAGTAGCTATGCTTGTAGCAAGCATGAATAATGGAGAAATTGAAAAATTAAGAATAGCTACAGAGGATAAAGTGCACCAGCCTTATAGATCTAAGTTAATTCCCAATATAGACAAAATATTTAAGCATGCAAGATACTTAGGATCTAAATCAGAAGTAATAAGCGGGTCGGGGTCTACTTTAATGGTTATGATTGATAAAGAAAATATTGATTTTAAAGAAAAGATGCAAGGATTTCTGAAAAATATTCAAGGATCTTGGCAGGTAAGAGTATTAGAAGTAGATACGGAAGGTGCTAAAATATTGTAA
- the radA gene encoding DNA repair protein RadA, translating to MAKKEKTIFVCQNCGYESPKWMGQCVCGKWNTMVEEKVVSISQYKKSPTITSSTKPLPIKEIKSGSYDRFDTHIEELNRVLGGGLVKGSLTLISGEPGIGKSTLILQASSIIAKEYGIVLYVSGEESEEQIKMRAERLNAIEDRLMIVSETNVDVIKEYINQLNPVLVIIDSIQTLFKPDLSSAPGSVSQVRECTNQIMYTAKTRDIPIFIVAHVTKTGELAGPRILEHLVDTVLHFTGERTQEFRVIRALKNRFGTTSEIGVFEMKEEGLVEVSNPSEIFLEGLTDTEGAIVISSLEGTRPLLLEVQALVAPTNLGFARRASIGIDINRLNLILAVLEKKVGVPLMNQDVYVNVVGGLKPEGTSSDLGVALAIYSSMRGLSIHTTTTIAIGEIGLTGELRPVSNIEKMIKEAGKMGFKKCILPKKSTKKIQLNESIQLVGANSLKEAIDYMFFEN from the coding sequence ATGGCAAAAAAAGAAAAAACTATTTTTGTGTGCCAAAACTGTGGATATGAAAGCCCTAAATGGATGGGGCAGTGTGTATGTGGTAAATGGAATACTATGGTAGAAGAAAAAGTAGTATCAATAAGTCAATATAAAAAGTCACCTACTATTACGAGTTCTACAAAACCATTACCTATAAAAGAAATAAAATCTGGTTCTTATGATAGATTTGACACTCATATAGAAGAATTAAACCGTGTATTAGGAGGAGGGTTGGTAAAGGGATCATTAACACTAATTTCAGGTGAGCCAGGTATTGGTAAATCTACTTTGATCCTACAAGCTAGCAGTATAATTGCTAAGGAATATGGCATAGTACTTTATGTTTCGGGAGAAGAATCAGAAGAGCAAATAAAAATGCGTGCTGAAAGGCTAAATGCAATAGAAGATAGATTAATGATTGTATCAGAAACTAATGTAGATGTGATTAAAGAATATATTAATCAATTAAATCCTGTTCTTGTGATTATAGATTCAATACAGACACTATTTAAACCAGATTTATCATCTGCTCCTGGTAGTGTTTCTCAAGTTAGAGAATGTACAAATCAGATTATGTATACAGCAAAAACGAGAGATATACCTATATTTATTGTAGCTCATGTAACAAAAACAGGAGAATTGGCAGGGCCTAGAATTCTTGAGCATCTTGTTGATACAGTACTACATTTTACTGGGGAGCGAACCCAAGAATTTAGAGTAATTAGGGCTTTGAAAAATCGTTTTGGAACTACTAGTGAAATTGGTGTTTTTGAGATGAAAGAAGAAGGTTTGGTAGAAGTTTCTAATCCATCAGAAATATTTTTAGAAGGATTAACGGATACAGAAGGAGCTATTGTTATAAGTAGTTTAGAAGGAACGAGACCTTTGCTTTTAGAAGTTCAGGCGTTGGTTGCACCAACGAATCTGGGTTTTGCAAGAAGAGCATCTATAGGTATAGATATAAATCGATTAAATTTAATATTAGCAGTCTTAGAGAAAAAAGTAGGAGTTCCTCTAATGAATCAAGATGTTTATGTAAATGTTGTAGGTGGACTTAAGCCTGAAGGAACCTCATCAGACTTAGGAGTGGCATTAGCTATATATTCAAGCATGAGAGGATTATCAATTCATACTACCACTACCATTGCTATTGGGGAAATTGGTCTAACCGGAGAATTAAGACCTGTTTCAAATATTGAAAAAATGATTAAAGAAGCAGGAAAAATGGGATTTAAAAAATGTATATTACCTAAAAAGAGTACAAAAAAAATACAACTGAATGAATCTATTCAGTTAGTAGGAGCAAATTCTCTAAAAGAGGCAATAGATTATATGTTTTTTGAAAATTAA